Proteins co-encoded in one Bremerella sp. TYQ1 genomic window:
- a CDS encoding leucine-rich repeat domain-containing protein: protein MRRGAFLLIASAIFLSQADGLDAQPPVAFPPVPIDVGGPVDPELERIVATLEQSGCLFGYGASLSDEIVNWPEYGCIRVDGAKMKDDHWDLLLQLPSVKLLSLHNTPPEGNVRNCLRQMSQLAELQLHNSLDDSGMSTVAELPSLEAIRIAETKVSDHGIWYLEELRNLKHIELEELPVTRQSFHYLKQLPKLNTLTVLDADLTGPWYLQKGDFPSLGKLSLQGEKVDDEVAGQVAQLKSLAEVCFERSKITMDGLAQLAGMPNIEHLSVAKSSLEDAPCPMQNSALKLRMLDVNHTDAGDQFLASLEFFPSLEELDLSDTSVTDEGIAQIKSLKSLQTLRLNNTNVTSTGIAAIASLPSLREIHLHGTKLNSDSLDHLVGVKSLEWIDLSNTNVSGEKLLKLADLPNLRGIALFNTPISSSDLPYLRKLSHVDEVYVDGSQLSIAEQQQLREFYATAKSSRLSR from the coding sequence ATGCGGCGCGGGGCTTTCTTACTTATTGCGAGCGCGATTTTTCTGAGTCAGGCCGACGGTCTAGACGCACAGCCTCCGGTTGCCTTCCCTCCTGTTCCCATTGATGTTGGTGGTCCAGTCGACCCCGAACTGGAACGCATCGTTGCAACGCTGGAACAAAGCGGTTGCCTGTTCGGTTACGGCGCCTCGTTGTCTGACGAGATCGTCAATTGGCCAGAATATGGTTGCATCCGTGTCGATGGTGCCAAAATGAAGGATGACCACTGGGACCTTCTGTTGCAGCTCCCTTCGGTCAAACTCCTTTCGCTTCACAACACGCCTCCGGAAGGCAACGTCCGCAATTGCTTGCGGCAGATGTCTCAGCTCGCCGAACTTCAGCTGCACAACAGCTTGGACGACAGCGGCATGTCGACCGTGGCGGAACTGCCGAGCCTGGAAGCAATTCGTATTGCCGAAACCAAAGTCTCTGACCACGGCATCTGGTACCTCGAAGAACTCCGAAACTTGAAGCATATCGAACTGGAAGAACTGCCGGTTACTCGACAGAGCTTTCATTACCTGAAGCAGTTGCCGAAGCTCAACACGCTGACGGTCTTAGATGCTGATTTGACGGGTCCTTGGTATTTGCAGAAAGGGGATTTCCCCAGCCTCGGCAAGCTTTCCCTTCAGGGGGAAAAGGTAGACGACGAAGTTGCAGGCCAGGTTGCTCAACTGAAGAGTCTTGCTGAGGTTTGCTTCGAGCGTTCCAAGATCACGATGGATGGACTTGCTCAATTGGCTGGGATGCCAAACATCGAGCATCTTTCCGTGGCAAAATCGTCTCTCGAAGATGCTCCCTGCCCTATGCAAAACTCGGCCTTGAAACTTCGAATGCTCGATGTAAACCACACCGACGCCGGCGACCAGTTTTTGGCTTCGCTCGAATTCTTCCCATCGTTGGAAGAACTCGATCTGTCTGACACAAGCGTAACCGACGAAGGGATTGCCCAAATTAAGTCGCTGAAGTCGCTCCAAACCCTTCGCTTGAACAACACGAACGTTACAAGCACCGGAATTGCCGCGATCGCCTCGCTTCCTAGTCTTCGCGAGATCCACTTGCACGGAACCAAGCTGAACTCTGATTCGTTGGATCACCTCGTCGGTGTTAAGTCGCTGGAATGGATTGATCTGAGCAACACGAACGTTAGCGGCGAAAAGCTCTTGAAATTAGCGGACCTGCCCAACCTGCGTGGCATTGCACTGTTCAACACACCTATCAGCAGCAGCGATCTTCCTTACCTGCGCAAATTGTCCCACGTCGACGAGGTGTACGTGGACGGCAGCCAACTGTCGATTGCGGAACAGCAGCAACTTCGAGAATTTTACGCGACCGCAAAGTCTTCGAGATTATCGCGTTAG
- a CDS encoding leucine-rich repeat domain-containing protein, whose protein sequence is MKFGKFASSYSKISVCLLAVLAISTCAAADDRRYESPEIREAVLHLRDNGARVYFKMPQNGVRGVPDDTPRPIPYTVNLFAMKATDENLAALLVLPQVERLYLSQEFERSEKSWKILSQFGELEHLYIMDNLTNEDMQYIAEFTNLQSLEVRIGGVDSEYLWYLETLTNLQRLSIHVDGDDTASFQSLPNLPKLSQLLLNLRGKNEVELDGIENLTQLKTLNINSREVQGKELQGLAKIPQLEMLTISNAKFADGELEMFRKMTDLKSLNLTNSKLASDDLTPLADLANLERLQIYNTEISDESLHSLVELPKLNYLYIRGSPISDEGLKHLAEISKLQRVYLYSTDITDEGVKWLKEKRPDMKVSAPIKKG, encoded by the coding sequence ATGAAATTTGGCAAATTTGCTTCTTCCTATTCGAAGATCAGCGTCTGCCTATTGGCAGTGCTGGCGATCTCTACTTGTGCCGCTGCCGACGATCGCCGGTACGAGTCGCCCGAGATTCGCGAAGCGGTGCTTCACCTGCGAGACAACGGGGCACGCGTCTATTTCAAGATGCCGCAGAATGGCGTTCGTGGAGTTCCCGACGACACGCCTCGGCCGATTCCGTATACGGTGAACTTGTTTGCCATGAAAGCGACCGACGAGAACCTCGCGGCGTTGTTAGTCCTTCCGCAAGTTGAACGCCTCTATCTTTCGCAAGAGTTCGAGCGTTCGGAAAAGTCGTGGAAGATCCTTTCGCAATTCGGCGAACTCGAACACTTGTACATCATGGACAACCTCACCAACGAGGACATGCAGTACATTGCCGAGTTCACGAATCTTCAGTCTCTCGAAGTTCGTATTGGCGGTGTTGATTCCGAATACCTGTGGTACCTGGAAACGCTAACTAATCTGCAGCGACTTTCAATCCACGTTGACGGCGACGATACGGCCTCGTTTCAGTCCCTTCCCAATTTGCCGAAGCTTTCGCAGTTGCTCTTAAACCTCAGGGGCAAAAACGAGGTTGAACTGGATGGAATCGAAAACCTCACACAGCTGAAGACTCTGAACATCAATTCGCGGGAAGTGCAAGGGAAAGAACTGCAAGGCCTCGCCAAAATTCCTCAATTGGAAATGCTGACGATCTCGAACGCAAAGTTTGCCGACGGCGAGCTTGAGATGTTCCGTAAGATGACCGACCTGAAGTCGTTGAACCTGACTAACAGCAAACTGGCATCGGACGATCTGACGCCTCTGGCCGATCTTGCCAATCTTGAGCGGCTGCAAATCTACAACACGGAAATCTCTGACGAGTCGCTTCATTCTTTGGTGGAGTTACCGAAACTAAACTACTTATACATCCGTGGCTCTCCGATCTCGGATGAAGGCCTAAAGCACTTAGCCGAGATCTCTAAGCTGCAGCGAGTCTATCTGTACAGCACCGACATTACCGACGAGGGAGTGAAATGGCTAAAAGAGAAACGCCCTGACATGAAGGTCTCAGCCCCAATCAAGAAGGGCTAA
- a CDS encoding polymer-forming cytoskeletal protein: protein MRCLPILLLGAFACFGVNSHAMAAEFLSGQTVTINADETWEGDVYIFAQSVKVDGTVRGDLVVYSQQLHVTGTVEGGVIAAGQEILLEGNCGRTCRVACQTAKVGAGAKLERDLVAAGYSLEIDKGAVVEGDVVYAGFQTVLNGAIEEDVWAAVNRALVEGTIGRELSITVNSSKENGPAPGDYWQEKQLIRMPVVKPGLIISDNARVEGKLTYHSPDEVVIEKGASVAGPIEWIKPEKPPQSGPKENTHYFWAQLKRYATLLVMGILMVICCPATSGGTVDQIVQRPVLSFLAGVLAVPLSVIALGVVAALIVAVPMAFGWLTLDGLAVAGAMIASFGAVLYVGSLLYFFVFGAAAITSITLGRIVFSDHPIASRGRQILALAFGLVFYVVLTCVPYLSVGVAVAAILFAFGGIFLWTMQGLFGASPETSNNSPKPASS, encoded by the coding sequence GTGCGCTGCTTACCCATTCTCTTGCTTGGAGCGTTTGCCTGCTTCGGAGTTAACAGCCACGCCATGGCAGCTGAGTTCCTCAGTGGTCAAACGGTGACGATCAACGCCGATGAAACCTGGGAGGGCGACGTTTATATCTTCGCTCAATCGGTCAAAGTCGACGGTACCGTACGTGGTGACCTGGTCGTTTATTCACAGCAGCTCCATGTCACCGGAACGGTCGAGGGAGGCGTTATCGCCGCTGGCCAAGAGATCTTGCTTGAAGGAAACTGCGGACGTACTTGCCGGGTTGCATGTCAGACGGCAAAAGTCGGCGCTGGGGCGAAGCTGGAGAGAGATCTTGTCGCGGCAGGGTACTCGCTTGAAATTGATAAAGGAGCGGTCGTCGAGGGAGATGTTGTCTATGCCGGCTTTCAAACGGTGCTCAATGGAGCTATTGAGGAAGATGTCTGGGCTGCCGTGAATCGAGCATTGGTCGAGGGAACGATCGGCCGCGAACTTAGCATTACCGTTAATTCGTCGAAGGAAAATGGGCCTGCTCCTGGCGACTATTGGCAAGAGAAGCAGTTGATCCGCATGCCCGTTGTCAAACCAGGGCTGATTATTTCTGACAATGCTCGCGTAGAAGGAAAGCTGACGTATCATTCGCCGGATGAAGTCGTTATCGAAAAGGGGGCGAGCGTCGCCGGGCCGATCGAATGGATCAAGCCAGAAAAGCCACCGCAGTCAGGTCCCAAGGAAAACACACACTATTTTTGGGCACAGCTCAAGCGATATGCAACATTGCTGGTGATGGGCATCTTGATGGTTATTTGCTGTCCGGCAACGAGCGGTGGTACTGTCGATCAGATTGTCCAGCGTCCAGTGCTTAGCTTTTTGGCCGGTGTTCTCGCGGTCCCGCTTTCGGTCATCGCGTTAGGTGTCGTAGCGGCGCTGATCGTTGCCGTACCCATGGCGTTTGGTTGGTTGACACTCGATGGTTTGGCGGTTGCCGGCGCGATGATTGCCAGCTTCGGGGCTGTGTTGTATGTCGGTAGCTTGCTGTACTTCTTTGTGTTCGGAGCTGCGGCGATAACGAGCATCACATTGGGACGCATCGTTTTTTCGGATCATCCCATTGCTTCGCGGGGCCGGCAGATCCTTGCATTGGCGTTTGGCTTGGTCTTTTACGTCGTTCTCACGTGCGTTCCTTACCTTAGCGTTGGCGTCGCGGTTGCTGCCATCTTATTTGCTTTCGGTGGAATATTTTTGTGGACGATGCAGGGGCTTTTTGGTGCGTCGCCGGAAACGTCGAACAACTCGCCTAAGCCCGCATCAAGCTAG
- a CDS encoding leucine-rich repeat domain-containing protein, translating into MISPSNMLRWALFVVLVAAAVPTWAIADERDYESPEIRRAIQLLEKNGAHVQFYQNYDEQTSYYVNLYATKASPENLQSLLVLPRVERLWLGANFELSPVTWSTITQLGELQHLHIFGAPTDADLMQVAHLSNLVSLQMGGNNFTPAGLWYLEELTELEQLTLKIDGNCEPYFGYLSRLPKLSQLTIYDPDSKDVSLNGIENFTHLQTLSIRFGNIPGSSLRTIPQLPSLKALTLTNVSFQSADMDIFRKLKRLEHLNLQHCEFPSSNFTAFEGLEKVQHLTISHSNLIDDAMTTLGKLPSLNYLYLNLTPITDVGLKNLRGANGLETLHLRSTDVTQEGVDWISEELPNLRVIAPLNN; encoded by the coding sequence ATGATTTCTCCTTCCAATATGCTTCGCTGGGCCCTGTTTGTCGTTTTGGTGGCAGCTGCCGTTCCAACGTGGGCGATCGCAGACGAACGTGATTACGAGTCTCCCGAGATTCGTCGAGCGATCCAGTTGCTGGAGAAAAATGGTGCGCACGTTCAGTTTTACCAAAACTACGACGAGCAAACCTCTTACTACGTCAATCTTTACGCCACCAAAGCATCGCCTGAAAACTTGCAATCTTTGCTCGTTTTGCCACGCGTAGAGCGTCTTTGGCTGGGGGCAAACTTCGAGCTCAGCCCCGTCACGTGGAGCACGATCACACAGCTCGGCGAGCTGCAGCATCTTCATATTTTCGGAGCTCCGACCGATGCGGACCTAATGCAAGTGGCTCATTTATCGAATCTCGTTTCGCTTCAGATGGGCGGGAACAACTTCACTCCAGCCGGCCTCTGGTACTTGGAGGAACTAACGGAGCTGGAACAACTTACGTTGAAAATAGACGGTAATTGCGAGCCTTATTTTGGATACCTAAGCCGGCTGCCGAAGCTTAGCCAGCTTACGATTTACGATCCGGACTCGAAGGATGTCTCGCTGAATGGCATCGAGAACTTTACCCATTTGCAAACGCTGTCGATTCGCTTTGGCAATATACCTGGCAGTTCACTGCGGACGATTCCGCAGCTTCCGAGCCTCAAAGCGCTGACATTGACCAATGTCTCCTTCCAATCAGCCGACATGGATATCTTCCGTAAGCTCAAGCGACTAGAGCACTTGAACCTTCAGCATTGTGAGTTTCCTTCGAGTAATTTCACCGCGTTTGAAGGACTCGAAAAAGTCCAGCACCTGACTATTTCTCATTCAAATTTGATCGACGACGCGATGACGACACTCGGTAAACTGCCGTCGCTCAACTATCTGTACTTGAATTTGACGCCGATCACTGATGTCGGACTGAAAAATCTCCGGGGTGCTAATGGTCTAGAGACACTTCACTTACGCAGTACGGATGTGACCCAGGAAGGCGTCGACTGGATTTCCGAAGAACTCCCCAATCTTCGCGTGATTGCCCCGCTCAACAATTGA
- a CDS encoding UxaA family hydrolase, producing MIDEKISSQLVILDSFDNVAVARDGIRQGITLVTPNGEVATVDAIPFGHKVALKEIKQGEPITKYGQIIGQAVQDIRPGQHVHSHNLAMVEVASEEAPCSAIPEPPQAIHDRTFEGYLRPNGKVGTRNYLAVISTVNCSASVAKYIAERISREELERYQNVDGVIALKHNAGCGMQFGGDAHTTLNRLMAGIARHPNVGGFLLVGLGCETGSMGYLLQQQNLVQIDGVGHEGRPGPLVLSMQDQGGTLRTVEAGVEQVRRMLPQVNAIERQTVSASHLSVGLECGGSDGNSGVTANPALGIASDRIVACGGRAILSETSEVYGAEHLLTRRAVSPQVAAKLMDRIDWWKKYVAMFGAELDNNPSPGNKAGGLTTIAEKSLGAVAKAGSTALTDVVQYAEPVESKGLVFMDTPGYDPASVTGMVAGGANIVCFTTGRGSCFGCKPTPSIKIATNSPMYHRMADDMDINAGTILEGESIVSAGERIFDEILAVASGKKTKSEQHGIGDEEFVPWLVGPTL from the coding sequence ATGATTGACGAGAAAATTTCATCCCAACTCGTCATTCTGGACTCTTTCGACAATGTCGCCGTCGCTAGAGATGGAATTCGCCAAGGGATAACGCTTGTGACCCCCAACGGCGAGGTGGCCACCGTCGATGCAATTCCATTCGGTCATAAGGTTGCCTTGAAGGAAATTAAGCAGGGCGAACCGATCACCAAGTATGGGCAAATCATCGGTCAGGCAGTCCAGGACATTCGGCCAGGACAACATGTCCATTCCCATAATCTAGCTATGGTTGAAGTGGCGTCGGAAGAGGCTCCATGCTCCGCCATTCCCGAGCCGCCGCAGGCGATTCATGATCGGACGTTTGAGGGATATTTGCGGCCCAACGGAAAAGTCGGAACACGCAACTATCTTGCGGTCATCAGTACGGTGAATTGTTCGGCGAGTGTTGCGAAGTACATTGCGGAGCGGATTTCCAGGGAGGAGCTTGAGCGATATCAAAACGTTGACGGCGTGATCGCGTTGAAGCACAACGCCGGTTGCGGAATGCAATTTGGTGGCGATGCCCACACGACTCTCAATCGATTGATGGCCGGCATCGCGCGACATCCAAACGTGGGTGGTTTCCTTCTCGTAGGGCTGGGTTGTGAAACCGGTTCGATGGGCTATTTGCTTCAGCAGCAAAACCTCGTGCAGATCGATGGCGTCGGTCACGAAGGTCGACCAGGGCCGCTCGTTCTTTCGATGCAAGATCAAGGAGGTACACTACGCACTGTCGAAGCTGGCGTCGAGCAAGTGCGAAGAATGCTTCCGCAAGTCAATGCGATTGAACGGCAGACTGTTTCGGCGAGCCATTTATCGGTGGGATTGGAATGTGGAGGGAGCGACGGCAACTCAGGCGTCACGGCGAATCCTGCGTTAGGGATCGCCAGTGATCGAATTGTCGCGTGCGGAGGAAGGGCCATCCTGAGTGAAACCTCGGAAGTTTATGGAGCCGAACATCTGCTGACGCGGAGAGCCGTTTCACCCCAAGTGGCGGCAAAGTTGATGGACCGGATTGATTGGTGGAAGAAGTACGTCGCCATGTTCGGGGCCGAGCTGGACAACAATCCATCCCCCGGCAATAAAGCAGGCGGTCTGACAACAATTGCCGAGAAATCACTCGGAGCAGTAGCTAAAGCGGGAAGTACTGCGTTGACCGATGTGGTTCAGTATGCCGAACCGGTCGAATCGAAGGGCCTGGTTTTCATGGATACCCCAGGGTACGACCCTGCGAGCGTCACCGGTATGGTGGCTGGCGGAGCCAACATCGTTTGCTTCACGACAGGGCGGGGAAGTTGCTTTGGCTGTAAGCCCACGCCATCGATCAAGATCGCGACCAATTCGCCCATGTATCATCGCATGGCAGACGACATGGACATCAATGCCGGTACGATTCTCGAAGGGGAATCGATCGTTTCTGCCGGCGAACGCATCTTCGACGAGATTCTGGCCGTCGCTAGCGGAAAGAAAACCAAGAGCGAGCAGCATGGCATTGGTGACGAAGAGTTTGTCCCATGGCTCGTGGGACCGACGCTCTAG
- a CDS encoding MEKHLA domain-containing protein — MPQDPNASSPWLEHHWPAHLQILLDSFQKLLGRELVPRTGSPQEDAKHVFEAPFVVVSHTAATDPILNFGNQTALNLWKIDIATLLRTPSRMTAEPMHRDERAQLLERTTRDGYVDDYQGIRIATTGRRFRIEQAIVWNLHDAEQQYVGQAATFDQWTYLD; from the coding sequence GTGCCTCAAGATCCCAACGCCTCGTCGCCATGGCTTGAGCACCATTGGCCGGCGCATCTACAGATTCTTCTCGACTCGTTTCAGAAACTTCTCGGCCGAGAGCTTGTCCCGCGCACTGGCAGTCCGCAGGAAGATGCCAAACATGTTTTCGAGGCTCCCTTTGTCGTCGTTTCTCATACGGCGGCGACCGATCCGATCCTTAACTTCGGCAACCAGACGGCGCTCAACTTGTGGAAGATCGATATCGCGACACTCCTTCGCACACCCTCGCGGATGACGGCCGAACCGATGCATCGTGACGAACGCGCTCAGCTTCTCGAGCGTACGACGCGTGACGGATATGTCGACGATTACCAAGGCATTCGCATCGCTACGACCGGCCGTCGATTCCGTATCGAACAGGCCATCGTCTGGAATCTTCACGATGCCGAACAACAGTACGTCGGACAGGCAGCGACATTCGATCAGTGGACCTATCTCGACTAG
- a CDS encoding leucine-rich repeat domain-containing protein, translating into MTCLKKFLSCFVVLLSLLLCQANTYGDGTKYESPEIGKAIEFLRSKGATVSFYSSRFFQLGNPQSKPDPISYSINIHSLKPTPENLAPLLVIPKVDRLSLSPSFKRDQSAWNTLIQMSELETLTISGHVQEFDLRNIAQFTNLRNLTLRSDNLTPEDLWYLEELAELQHLSLTVPGNPELYFEYLARLPKLNSLSLRTQTGSTFTLTGIAQLPNLETLSIDSQEIKDSDLSEVGELKQLTSLSFMRSYFSKSDMELFHNLDQVTYLNLYHCHFGKNSFENLSGMKSLERVQLSRNEVSDTILEPLGKLPQLHYLYISNCPITDAGLKHLSNARSLGTLQLNVTKVTEEGVQALQKARPTTRIIAPIRK; encoded by the coding sequence ATGACTTGTCTGAAAAAATTTCTGTCGTGCTTCGTAGTTCTGCTTAGCTTGCTGCTGTGCCAGGCCAACACTTACGGTGACGGAACGAAGTACGAATCTCCCGAAATCGGCAAAGCGATTGAATTCCTTCGCTCGAAGGGCGCCACTGTCAGCTTCTATTCGTCACGGTTCTTCCAGTTAGGTAATCCACAGTCCAAGCCAGACCCTATCTCGTACAGCATCAACATTCATTCATTGAAGCCAACGCCAGAAAACCTGGCCCCACTGCTGGTCATCCCTAAGGTCGATCGCCTGTCGCTGAGTCCAAGTTTTAAACGAGACCAATCGGCGTGGAATACGCTGATCCAAATGAGCGAACTAGAGACGCTCACGATCTCGGGCCATGTCCAAGAGTTTGATCTGCGAAATATCGCTCAGTTCACAAACCTTCGCAATCTGACGTTGCGGTCCGACAACTTAACGCCGGAGGATCTTTGGTACCTGGAAGAGCTGGCCGAGCTGCAGCATCTGTCACTGACGGTTCCTGGCAATCCCGAACTTTATTTTGAGTATCTTGCTCGATTGCCCAAGCTCAACAGCCTTTCCCTACGGACTCAAACTGGCAGCACATTTACGCTGACAGGCATCGCCCAGTTGCCGAATCTGGAAACGCTGAGCATCGACTCACAAGAAATTAAAGACAGCGACCTGTCTGAAGTGGGCGAATTGAAACAGCTGACTTCACTCAGCTTCATGCGTTCGTACTTCAGCAAGTCAGACATGGAACTCTTCCACAATTTGGACCAGGTAACTTACTTGAATCTGTACCACTGCCACTTCGGCAAGAATTCTTTCGAGAACCTTTCCGGTATGAAGTCGCTCGAACGTGTGCAACTCTCTCGCAATGAGGTTTCCGACACGATACTCGAACCTCTGGGCAAGCTTCCGCAGCTGCACTACCTTTACATCAGTAACTGCCCGATTACCGACGCTGGGCTCAAGCATTTGAGCAACGCCCGCTCGCTCGGCACGTTGCAACTGAACGTTACCAAGGTCACCGAAGAAGGTGTGCAAGCTCTGCAGAAAGCACGCCCCACGACGCGGATTATCGCCCCGATTAGGAAGTGA